One region of Carya illinoinensis cultivar Pawnee chromosome 8, C.illinoinensisPawnee_v1, whole genome shotgun sequence genomic DNA includes:
- the LOC122319012 gene encoding heavy metal-associated isoprenylated plant protein 2-like yields the protein MIIIREVGLTIQKSGIPSTMAQKTVMKVHIACLKCKKQLIQAVTKLQGVDKVEVDADKGIFTVTGDADPYEIIVRTKQTGKFGDVLSVGAPASTEQEGDGKKKEKSGDQKEQVQTPYIPHNSCLVCERVPIVQLGCRDEPYPPCSIM from the exons ATGATCATTATCCGAGAAGTTGGCCTTACCATTCAGAAAAGTGGGATTCCTTCTACGATGGCTCAGAAAACTGTCATGAAGGTCCATATTGCATGCCTCAAATGCAAGAAGCAACTCATCCAGGCGGTGACTAAGCTACAAG GTGTCGACAAAGTTGAAGTTGATGCAGACAAGGGAATTTTTACTGTAACCGGAGATGCAGACCCATATGAAATCATAGTCCGTACCAAACAAACAGGCAAATTTGGTGACGTACTGAGTGTTGGTGCTCCTGCTTCTACTGAACAAGAGGGGGacgggaagaagaaagaaaaatcagGGGACCAGAAGGAGCAAGTTCAGACACCCTACATCCCCCACAATTCATGTCTTGTCTGTGAGCGAGTGCCTATCGTTCAATTGGGCTGCCGAGACGAACCCTATCCACCATGCTCTATTATGTGA